The genomic segment TGTTGGTCACAAGGAGTGAGACTGACTGAGGGAACTTTCCAAGGTGTATTTCTCACTTTGATTCCCATAAAAAATCGAGTCGGAATCACAAGCTCTTTAAGTAGTGACTTTAGCTTCCAATAATGTAAGCGCTCTAAACCCAATCGCCGAAATTTAAATTCTATTTCATCTTTCTTGCCATCAAACATTGTTTTAGATTGCAGAAAGTCTTTCAGCGCAATTTCTTCTTTCTTCAAATATCGATTTAGATCTTTCCCTACCTCTTTATATAAACTTCCAAAAAGTGAATCAGAAGGTAACTTAGATTTTCCTATCTTTACCACTTGGTTCCATGGTAATTTATAAACAAATTTATAAGAACCTCTACCAATATAATCTTGGTTACTAAGAGGCAAAAAATTATCTAGATATTCTCTATGGTACCGATGCGTGATTCGAAAAACATGAGAAACAGGAAATGCCCATTCATAGAACTTTCGAAAAGGACCCGATTGCCGTAAGACTTCATCAACGGGCAAATCCTCCATTGGGATAGGCGGATTTGCATCATCCTTATCTGGGTCAAAGAATAGTTCCTTATCTAGTCCTTTTTCTAATAAGTCCAAAAACTGAGGTATCTTGCTTTGGGTTGAAGACCATAGAGAGGAAACTTTGTCCCGAATCTGCTGGATTCGAGATGGTTTTTCCTCAGGACTTTGCATCTACTTCCCCCACGGGAGTACTTTCGGATACTCTGATAAAGAAGTCTTTGAATCGAGAGCTTTTTTTAGCGAGGAGTCCATCGCTTCATCATACCACCAAAATTCTATAGCCATTCTTTCATCACCATATACACCTAATGGCAACTTGGGTTGACCAAATTTTCTCCAGTATAACAACCGTGTGTTGTTAAGATGCCAAAGGAGAACATATGGGTATTCCTTATAAACCAGACGATCAATCTCTTTTACAATTTGATTACGCTTTTCTAAATTGAATTCTGTTTTTTGCTTTTCTATAAGCTGGTCAACGGCAGCAGATTTGAAGCCAGGCAAATTTGGCTGGCCTTCCTCATCGGCGTATTTTGAATGCCACTGTGCCTCTGGGTCTTTGAAAATTCCAGAGCCCCAGGCTGCCCAAGTCATATCAAAATCATATTTGTCTACTTTTGCGCTCCAAGCAGCCAAGTCCAATGTATCAATATTTGCAGTGATCCCTAATTCCTTGGCTCTCTCCAGGAAAACGGTGAAATATTTTTCGGTCTTTTTGTCCCTATCCAAAATGGTAAACGTAAATATCTTCCCATCTTTTTCCAATTGGCCTTTTGCATTCGGTTTCCAACCTGCCTCTTTCAGCAATGCGCGAGCTTTTTCCACATTGAAGTCTACAACTTTGTTTGGATTTAACGAATTTCCAAAATAATAGTCCGGGTAATAACTATTGGTTGCCTCATACTCACCATAAGCGAGTTTTTCAATCATTGTCTTTCGATCAACTAAATGTGCAATTGCTTCCCTTACCCTTCGGTCGGAAAATATTTCTCTACGCATATTCATCGCCCAACCCTGAAAACCGACTGGTTTTAAGTTAAAGATACGTTGTTTGGCGATCCAATTTTTATCAAATGCTTCTCCAGTTGCTTCTTCTTTCCAGACGTGCGCAGTATACACGGGATATAGATCCATATCTCCTTTTTTGAAAGCCTGTAAAGCAACGGCTTCCTCGTTAAAAACTTTATAAATCACCTGATCAAAGTTAAACTTTCCTTTATTGAATGGATATGCTCTTTGCCACCAATCCGATCTACGCTCTAGTTTTATGTAACGAGATTTTTTCCATTCCAAAATCTTATAAGGGCCTGATACAACTGGGAATTCAAAATTTTCTTTATTAAAATCTTTTCCTTCAAAATGGTGTTTTGGTAAAATATACAGACTTGATGCCAATTCATTGAAGTTATTCCAATGAAC from the Leptospira ryugenii genome contains:
- a CDS encoding extracellular solute-binding protein, with translation MRKLLFFIFLLSVVSLSSCQDSDSNFDTLNPVVDEAWTGNPNSIPDALRKPNPLASPEAKKGGRIRFYSHQFPKSLNYYLDQFTTTARIFTSLFEPLTDFDPVTLETIPYLAKSWKISSDKREFTFTLDENAKWSDGKPVTSDDILFTYDTIMNPKNATAVFRIFLSRFERPKKIDASTFVFYAKEVHWNNFNELASSLYILPKHHFEGKDFNKENFEFPVVSGPYKILEWKKSRYIKLERRSDWWQRAYPFNKGKFNFDQVIYKVFNEEAVALQAFKKGDMDLYPVYTAHVWKEEATGEAFDKNWIAKQRIFNLKPVGFQGWAMNMRREIFSDRRVREAIAHLVDRKTMIEKLAYGEYEATNSYYPDYYFGNSLNPNKVVDFNVEKARALLKEAGWKPNAKGQLEKDGKIFTFTILDRDKKTEKYFTVFLERAKELGITANIDTLDLAAWSAKVDKYDFDMTWAAWGSGIFKDPEAQWHSKYADEEGQPNLPGFKSAAVDQLIEKQKTEFNLEKRNQIVKEIDRLVYKEYPYVLLWHLNNTRLLYWRKFGQPKLPLGVYGDERMAIEFWWYDEAMDSSLKKALDSKTSLSEYPKVLPWGK